One Phycisphaerae bacterium RAS2 DNA window includes the following coding sequences:
- the czcA_2 gene encoding Cobalt-zinc-cadmium resistance protein CzcA, translating to MLEKVLQFSIRHRFLIVLLTLAAAAGGVYSLIHLPIDAVPDITNNQVQINIVFPALSPVEIEKQVTFPIETALAGIPGLQSTRSLSRNGFSQVTAIFEDDVNIYFARQQVNERLLEARENIPPGAEPKMGAISTGLGEVYMWTVEYEHPDGKGVKVVDGEQGWQNDGSYLTPEGERLATPLEKAAYLRTVQDWIIRPQLKGVKDVAGVDAIGGYVKQYHVQPDPMKLVAYGLTFADVIEALERNNVSVGAGYIEHKGEAYLVRAAGRIRNEDEIGNIVLGVKDGTPIYVRHVAVVRVGKELRSGSASENGHEVVVGTALMLIGANSRTVSVGVDEKLQEINKALPPDIRAKTVLNRTKLVDATIHTVAKNLTEGAILVIVILFLMLGNIRAAFITALAIPLSMLLTAIGMVQTRVSGNLMSLGAIDFGLIVDGAVIIVENCLRMLAEKQHELGRKLTLAERLEVVFVASKQVRSATAFGEAIIITVYIPILALTGIEGKMFHPMALTVIFALAAAFVLSLTFVPAMVALGITGKVSEKENVLIRASKWLYEPTVRLAIHHRKAVVFAAVAAFAASLLLFMTLGQEFVPTLDEKDIAMHAMRIPSTSLTQSSDMQFEVEKIVSQIPEVAFAFSKTGTAEMASDPMPPNVSDTFIILKPEAEWRTEAELEKLISEKTEEKEKAGGHENESKGHEEGAHEHEEIKIEGHKGKLLKLIELTVKTLPGNNYEFTQPIQMRFNELIAGVRGDVAVKVFGDEFELMEPSAQKIANVLRSVKGSADVKVEQTKGLPVMNIEIDRAALARYGLNVADVQDVVAIAVGGRDSGLVFQGDRRFDLVVRLPEHLRRDIEAIQSLPIPLPQHESARSTVRVAAISDPNPRVMPGGFVPLGAVANIDIAEGPNQISRENGKRRVVVQCNVRGRDIGSFVVEAQSKINEQIKLAAGTWLSWGGQFENLIAARQRLMIVVPICFFLIFILLFSTFNSVKYAALVFSGVPLALTGGIVSLWLRDMPFSISAAVGFIALSGVAVLNGLVMITFINQLRAEGQDLEQAVIHGSMTRLRPVLMTALVAALGFVPMALATGTGAEVQRPLATVVVGGIVSSTLLTLVVLPALYRMWHRPVPEMTQTSEGNRFDQEKAKS from the coding sequence ATGCTTGAAAAAGTCCTACAGTTTTCCATCCGACACCGCTTTCTCATCGTCTTGCTGACGTTGGCTGCGGCAGCGGGCGGCGTCTATTCGCTGATACATCTGCCCATCGACGCCGTGCCGGACATCACCAACAACCAGGTGCAGATCAACATCGTTTTTCCGGCCCTGTCGCCCGTGGAGATTGAGAAGCAGGTGACGTTTCCCATCGAGACGGCGCTCGCCGGCATTCCGGGACTTCAGTCCACACGATCACTTTCACGCAATGGCTTTTCGCAGGTGACCGCGATCTTCGAGGACGACGTGAATATCTATTTCGCCCGCCAACAGGTGAATGAGCGACTCTTGGAGGCGAGAGAGAACATACCGCCGGGGGCCGAACCCAAGATGGGTGCTATATCCACGGGGCTTGGCGAGGTTTACATGTGGACCGTGGAGTACGAGCACCCCGATGGGAAGGGGGTAAAGGTGGTTGACGGTGAACAGGGTTGGCAGAATGACGGCTCCTATTTAACACCGGAAGGCGAAAGGCTCGCGACACCGCTTGAGAAGGCTGCCTACCTCCGAACCGTGCAGGACTGGATCATCCGCCCGCAGCTAAAAGGTGTGAAAGACGTGGCAGGGGTCGATGCCATCGGCGGCTACGTCAAGCAGTACCACGTCCAGCCCGACCCTATGAAACTCGTCGCTTACGGACTCACCTTTGCTGACGTGATTGAGGCGCTCGAAAGGAACAACGTCAGCGTCGGCGCCGGTTACATCGAGCACAAAGGCGAGGCATATCTGGTGAGAGCCGCCGGCAGGATTCGAAACGAGGACGAGATCGGCAACATCGTCCTCGGCGTGAAGGATGGCACGCCCATTTATGTCCGCCATGTTGCCGTCGTACGAGTCGGAAAGGAACTTCGAAGCGGGAGCGCCAGTGAAAACGGACATGAAGTCGTCGTCGGAACGGCGCTCATGCTAATCGGCGCGAACAGCCGAACCGTCTCGGTCGGCGTCGATGAAAAGCTCCAGGAAATAAACAAGGCTTTGCCGCCTGACATTCGCGCAAAGACCGTTCTCAACCGAACGAAACTCGTAGATGCAACGATTCATACCGTCGCCAAAAACCTGACCGAAGGGGCGATCCTCGTTATTGTGATTCTGTTCTTGATGCTCGGAAACATCCGTGCGGCTTTCATTACAGCGTTAGCCATTCCGCTCTCGATGCTGCTGACCGCCATCGGCATGGTTCAAACCCGTGTCAGCGGCAATCTAATGAGTCTCGGCGCTATTGATTTTGGCCTCATCGTCGATGGGGCCGTCATCATCGTTGAAAACTGTCTGAGAATGCTGGCTGAGAAGCAACACGAACTTGGCCGAAAGCTCACGCTCGCGGAGCGGCTTGAAGTTGTTTTTGTCGCCAGTAAGCAGGTCCGAAGCGCCACCGCATTCGGTGAAGCGATCATCATCACGGTCTATATTCCAATCCTCGCTCTTACGGGGATCGAAGGCAAGATGTTTCATCCAATGGCTCTGACGGTCATCTTTGCTCTGGCTGCGGCATTCGTCCTCTCGCTCACGTTTGTTCCCGCGATGGTGGCGCTGGGAATCACCGGCAAGGTTAGTGAGAAAGAGAATGTTCTCATCCGCGCCTCCAAGTGGCTGTATGAGCCGACCGTTCGGCTAGCTATTCATCACCGTAAGGCGGTGGTCTTCGCCGCCGTGGCAGCGTTCGCGGCCTCTTTGCTCTTGTTCATGACTCTTGGACAAGAATTTGTTCCCACGCTCGACGAAAAGGACATCGCGATGCACGCGATGCGCATTCCAAGCACCTCGCTCACTCAATCATCCGACATGCAGTTTGAAGTCGAAAAAATAGTCAGTCAGATTCCCGAAGTCGCTTTTGCATTCTCTAAGACGGGCACGGCCGAGATGGCATCGGACCCCATGCCCCCAAACGTCTCCGACACTTTCATCATTCTAAAGCCAGAGGCAGAGTGGCGCACTGAGGCCGAGCTTGAAAAGCTCATTTCCGAAAAAACTGAGGAAAAGGAGAAGGCGGGCGGGCACGAGAACGAGAGTAAAGGTCATGAGGAGGGAGCGCACGAGCACGAGGAAATTAAGATCGAAGGTCACAAGGGCAAGCTCCTAAAGCTAATCGAGCTGACCGTCAAGACTCTGCCGGGCAACAATTACGAGTTTACGCAGCCGATACAGATGCGCTTCAATGAACTGATCGCGGGTGTTCGCGGCGACGTGGCCGTGAAAGTCTTTGGAGATGAGTTTGAGCTGATGGAGCCGTCCGCGCAGAAGATTGCCAATGTTCTCCGAAGCGTGAAGGGCTCCGCTGACGTAAAAGTTGAACAGACCAAGGGCCTTCCGGTCATGAACATTGAGATCGACCGGGCCGCCCTTGCTCGGTACGGATTGAATGTCGCCGACGTGCAGGACGTAGTCGCCATCGCTGTTGGCGGGCGCGATTCCGGGTTGGTATTCCAGGGCGACCGTCGATTCGACCTTGTGGTGCGCCTCCCGGAGCATCTGCGGCGCGACATCGAAGCCATCCAGAGCCTCCCCATTCCATTGCCGCAGCACGAATCCGCGCGCTCGACTGTGCGCGTCGCTGCAATCTCCGATCCCAATCCTCGCGTCATGCCAGGCGGGTTTGTTCCGCTCGGGGCCGTCGCCAATATTGACATCGCCGAAGGCCCGAATCAGATCAGTCGCGAAAACGGGAAACGCCGCGTTGTCGTGCAGTGCAATGTCAGAGGCCGCGACATCGGCTCCTTCGTCGTCGAAGCGCAAAGTAAGATTAACGAGCAGATTAAACTCGCCGCTGGGACGTGGCTCTCTTGGGGTGGTCAATTCGAGAACCTGATCGCTGCCCGCCAGCGGCTCATGATCGTCGTGCCGATCTGTTTCTTTCTGATCTTCATTTTGCTATTTAGCACATTCAACTCGGTTAAGTACGCCGCACTCGTCTTTAGTGGCGTCCCGCTTGCCCTAACGGGCGGAATCGTCTCTCTCTGGCTGCGGGACATGCCTTTTTCCATTTCGGCTGCGGTCGGCTTCATAGCACTTTCGGGCGTTGCCGTGCTTAACGGTCTTGTCATGATCACATTCATCAACCAACTTCGTGCCGAGGGTCAGGATCTCGAACAGGCGGTGATCCACGGCTCAATGACCAGGTTGCGGCCGGTCTTAATGACGGCGCTTGTCGCAGCACTCGGTTTCGTCCCGATGGCGCTCGCTACGGGGACCGGCGCGGAAGTGCAGCGTCCGCTCGCAACCGTTGTTGTCGGCGGCATTGTTTCATCGACGTTGCTAACTCTCGTCGTGCTCCCCGCGCTCTACCGCATGTGGCATCGCCCTGTCCCGGAAATGACGCAGACAAGCGAAGGGAATCGGTTTGACCAGGAGAAGGCAAAGTCGTAA
- the merR1 gene encoding Mercuric resistance operon regulatory protein translates to MAGKKALLTVGQVAEAVGVPSSTLRYYEREGIFTPSNRNGAGYRLYEPQAVERLQFIRSAQAVGFTLEDIRALLDLDQHDPKSCKTGVQRLLHERLGEVEAKMKELKRVREALRRALDKCRDSTGECPVLIELSTPKKRRR, encoded by the coding sequence ATGGCAGGAAAAAAAGCGCTACTTACGGTAGGGCAGGTTGCCGAGGCCGTCGGTGTCCCCTCCAGTACGCTTCGCTACTACGAGCGAGAGGGGATCTTCACGCCCTCGAACCGAAACGGAGCGGGCTACCGGCTCTACGAACCGCAGGCCGTGGAGCGGCTCCAGTTTATCCGCTCCGCCCAAGCCGTCGGCTTTACCCTTGAAGACATCCGCGCGCTCCTCGATCTCGACCAACACGACCCAAAGTCTTGTAAGACTGGAGTGCAACGGTTGCTCCACGAGCGGCTTGGGGAAGTCGAGGCAAAGATGAAAGAACTCAAACGCGTCCGGGAAGCTCTGAGGCGTGCCCTGGACAAGTGCCGAGACTCGACAGGCGAGTGCCCGGTCTTAATCGAGCTTAGCACGCCCAAGAAGCGAAGGAGATGA
- a CDS encoding zinc/cadmium/mercury/lead-transporting ATPase gives MSGTPPVRQTRKVSVLYFDGCPNHQPTADLVRALIKDFDLDADVEEVELASPEDVERLHFLGSPTVQVNGLDIEPAARSRTDYAMSCRLYKTPDGLPSRDMLVLALGAPGDGSKVEPTGRHKSGGAACCCEASDRPLPPAAMRRLPSVRGGLIATGGSVVAAVLSSACCLAPLLLVAFGASAAGVSNLFGPWRPFFIAAAVTMLALSFYQTFIRKPAAECCSGEGSSRRKLGRATWWVSAVVVAAFVFFPKYVGLGVVGSPSRASPGNPAGQVPSLEFAFRVDGMHCEACATSLTATLSKVEGVTRANVEFGSKVAQVDVTDEHVIRRVLDATRRAGFSVASKSGNSDTP, from the coding sequence ATGAGTGGCACGCCACCAGTTCGGCAAACACGGAAGGTCTCCGTCCTCTATTTCGACGGTTGTCCGAACCACCAGCCGACGGCCGACCTTGTGCGGGCGCTCATCAAGGATTTCGACCTCGACGCTGATGTGGAAGAGGTCGAGCTGGCAAGCCCGGAGGATGTGGAGCGGCTCCACTTCCTTGGCTCGCCGACGGTTCAAGTTAACGGCTTGGACATCGAGCCCGCAGCGCGAAGCCGTACGGACTATGCGATGTCCTGCCGCCTTTACAAAACGCCGGACGGTCTCCCGTCCCGAGACATGTTGGTTTTGGCCCTCGGCGCTCCTGGTGATGGGTCGAAAGTTGAACCAACGGGACGGCACAAGTCCGGGGGAGCCGCTTGCTGCTGCGAGGCGAGCGACAGGCCGTTGCCCCCCGCGGCGATGCGTCGATTGCCGAGCGTTCGAGGCGGTCTGATCGCTACCGGCGGCTCAGTCGTTGCCGCCGTGCTGTCGAGCGCCTGCTGCTTGGCACCCCTGCTTCTCGTTGCATTCGGGGCGTCGGCAGCGGGCGTGTCGAATCTCTTTGGCCCATGGCGCCCGTTTTTCATCGCGGCTGCCGTGACGATGCTGGCGCTTAGTTTTTATCAAACGTTCATTCGCAAGCCGGCTGCCGAGTGCTGTTCAGGCGAAGGGTCCTCGCGCCGCAAGCTCGGCCGCGCAACGTGGTGGGTGTCGGCCGTGGTCGTGGCCGCATTCGTCTTCTTCCCCAAGTACGTCGGACTCGGCGTGGTTGGCTCGCCTTCGCGTGCCTCCCCCGGCAATCCGGCGGGGCAAGTTCCGTCGCTTGAGTTCGCTTTCCGGGTCGATGGCATGCACTGCGAGGCTTGCGCGACTTCGCTTACCGCAACGCTGTCCAAGGTTGAGGGAGTCACCCGAGCGAATGTAGAGTTCGGCTCCAAGGTGGCCCAAGTGGACGTAACCGATGAGCACGTGATTCGGCGCGTCCTTGACGCGACTCGCCGCGCCGGTTTTTCTGTAGCGTCGAAGTCAGGGAACAGCGATACACCATGA
- a CDS encoding AAA-like domain protein, with translation MRWLKKPRTIDLKPFENYLAAQPQLSLPATLDPTGPALLWTKPLDIRLSRIDLEAVWRRLGDRAWEILQRRRMKEIFHREPPSEFARYLATLHRSSPEYREEIFVGLRHPKEEPLFVPRDVFKNHAYILGGSGSGKTSHALAQLIVQLAEGYIDQEGNTHAPPPILIVDLKQNGDRYLRCLAQQIAEARGQPLRFFSVDPEYQSLNFDPFYCIRSVAYPLKRSELFLKALSMIYPEGYGSDFFTDEQRTQLNEILYHDRPTTMNEMIAFIRHATTGKSGNKDARGLYSALQALEYAKNVHTDGAPIGRDQLIDFDRFYEESEVLYVHLDSRALSLLSADVGKLILFCLLETASRREKEGRKTQCFVAVDEFHRLAARNVVEMLEDARSAGVGFILAHQSSSSMKTREADLYGSVFENTSFKQCLTLEDPRVIELFSLISGRTTERRLGGSTSESTSKGTTTSHSSSHGTSHGESTTSPGGPLAYATNTTSDSTSSSSGSSSGTAESKSTSETKSWQEEKLPALTPEMITIVNDTNLMSLMHVKGTGGRCLTPTGGVPLLVQGLYPFVKPVADEMGEELWPLRKIDDSEWYFQEARPSLPKRLSGDKKSRPSAGGSPQGQAGASRPSRFTGANDGDRRKLEARVRELAERLSTEMLEEPMNVRDFSRVCQVPIKMVVEAGAAVGLDLSARQNELSPTEVRRLKRSLAARKPREEGA, from the coding sequence ATGCGTTGGCTTAAGAAACCCAGGACCATCGACCTCAAGCCGTTCGAGAACTATCTCGCCGCGCAGCCGCAATTGAGTTTGCCGGCGACGCTGGACCCCACCGGCCCGGCACTCCTATGGACGAAGCCATTGGATATCCGACTCAGCCGGATCGACCTGGAAGCAGTGTGGCGACGGCTTGGCGACAGGGCGTGGGAGATTCTGCAGCGACGCCGGATGAAGGAGATTTTCCATCGTGAGCCACCGAGTGAATTCGCTCGGTACTTGGCCACCTTGCATCGGTCCAGCCCCGAGTACCGCGAAGAGATCTTTGTCGGGCTTCGCCATCCGAAAGAAGAGCCACTCTTTGTGCCCCGTGACGTTTTCAAGAACCACGCTTACATCTTGGGGGGTTCCGGCTCGGGGAAAACATCCCATGCCCTCGCGCAGTTGATCGTGCAATTAGCCGAGGGCTACATCGACCAGGAGGGAAACACGCACGCGCCGCCGCCGATTCTCATTGTGGACCTCAAGCAAAACGGGGACCGATATCTTCGCTGTCTGGCTCAACAAATTGCAGAGGCGAGGGGACAACCCCTGCGATTCTTTTCGGTGGACCCGGAGTATCAGAGCCTGAATTTTGATCCGTTCTACTGTATTCGATCGGTCGCGTATCCGCTCAAGCGCAGCGAGTTGTTTCTTAAGGCGCTGTCGATGATTTACCCGGAAGGGTACGGCTCAGATTTTTTTACCGATGAGCAGCGGACGCAGCTCAACGAAATCCTGTATCACGACCGGCCCACGACGATGAATGAGATGATCGCCTTCATCCGTCATGCCACCACCGGCAAGTCGGGCAACAAGGACGCCCGCGGACTTTATTCGGCGCTTCAGGCGCTGGAGTACGCCAAAAACGTACACACCGACGGAGCGCCCATCGGACGCGACCAGCTCATAGACTTTGACCGGTTTTACGAAGAGTCCGAAGTGCTCTACGTCCACTTGGATTCTCGCGCGCTGTCACTCTTATCGGCGGACGTGGGAAAGCTCATTTTGTTCTGCCTCCTGGAAACCGCCTCGCGACGTGAAAAGGAGGGCAGAAAGACGCAGTGCTTTGTGGCCGTGGATGAGTTTCACCGGCTCGCCGCGCGCAATGTTGTCGAGATGCTGGAGGATGCCCGTTCCGCGGGCGTGGGCTTCATTCTCGCCCACCAATCTTCCAGCTCCATGAAGACGCGCGAAGCCGACCTGTACGGCAGCGTCTTTGAGAACACCAGTTTCAAGCAATGCCTCACACTAGAAGATCCGCGAGTCATCGAACTGTTCTCCCTGATTTCCGGCCGGACAACAGAGCGAAGGCTGGGCGGCTCGACTTCAGAGTCGACCTCCAAGGGAACGACGACTTCTCATTCGAGCAGTCACGGAACATCGCATGGGGAATCGACGACCTCGCCAGGTGGTCCATTAGCCTACGCTACAAACACGACAAGCGATTCAACCAGCAGCAGCTCAGGTTCAAGTTCGGGTACGGCGGAGTCAAAGTCCACGTCTGAGACAAAGTCTTGGCAGGAGGAAAAACTTCCAGCGCTTACGCCCGAAATGATCACAATCGTAAACGACACCAATCTCATGTCGCTTATGCACGTCAAAGGAACGGGTGGCCGATGCCTCACCCCAACGGGCGGCGTGCCGCTGCTCGTTCAAGGGCTCTACCCATTCGTCAAGCCGGTGGCCGATGAGATGGGTGAGGAGTTGTGGCCGCTCCGCAAGATTGACGACTCGGAATGGTATTTTCAGGAAGCCCGGCCATCCCTGCCGAAACGCCTTTCTGGCGACAAGAAATCGCGGCCAAGCGCCGGCGGCAGTCCGCAAGGACAGGCGGGCGCCTCCAGGCCTTCGCGATTCACTGGGGCAAACGATGGCGACCGCCGAAAACTGGAGGCGCGGGTTCGAGAGTTGGCAGAACGACTTTCAACGGAAATGCTCGAAGAGCCGATGAACGTCCGAGACTTTTCGCGAGTCTGCCAGGTGCCGATCAAGATGGTTGTGGAGGCGGGGGCGGCCGTCGGCTTGGACCTATCCGCGCGGCAGAATGAACTTTCACCCACCGAAGTGCGACGACTCAAGCGATCGCTAGCCGCCCGGAAACCCCGCGAAGAGGGGGCGTAA
- a CDS encoding helix-turn-helix protein, giving the protein MNEPAPNSAVALAIGIADLVNREGLSQSEIAKATGVSQPLVSKLLSGDYGKLRPNTLLKLESFKRLTKEERQRIVNATRTRDVFLSHRSADSEFVKKLAADIEATDIDRRRFTVWIDEAEIKAGQSIPGAITHGLETSRLFAIVMTPAYFRSESGWTDAEWHALLHTDPDNRRRKIIPLLAADCPYIPFLLRHLHAIDMRGNRYKAGLDKLIAILADQPYAPPVVHRGQLIAGSGRIDRSTLVAERSIPEAAPDPVQESLYCNLLPIDRLPQYVYMAPIAKSLRSPSGALPRKEKLKEIIRSEQSDNERPIVPAFRIVGEQVVSFHDLETAESFLAPIVDENATVSPVEEFAREEEGRKIIVSLLHMAISRYAIRFVGEGTLISDESKLHRYFFGPRDGKDNTIEWRPVKNKTTRTVAKACTRNSHVEFWRHQAAYLKVVFLATKFYLHITPTWVLTRDGRCVIAGPKVGRIVSKWTAPERNMQVLYHVRFWTWALRRGRPGPISIRAGDQWMEIATVPASIVLNHGIADDQRDLMRLLDLEAATLARTEEEAADAASASGEELAELLDDLGVEADEDLDSFGTEEPSTDA; this is encoded by the coding sequence ATGAACGAACCGGCGCCCAATTCCGCTGTTGCACTGGCAATCGGGATCGCTGACCTCGTCAACCGAGAGGGACTTAGTCAGAGCGAGATTGCCAAAGCCACGGGCGTTTCGCAGCCCCTTGTATCCAAGTTGCTCTCGGGTGATTACGGAAAACTGCGGCCGAATACCCTGCTCAAGTTGGAGTCGTTTAAGCGGCTTACCAAGGAGGAGCGTCAACGAATCGTAAACGCAACGCGGACGCGCGATGTCTTTCTTTCTCATCGATCCGCTGATAGTGAGTTTGTTAAGAAACTTGCCGCCGACATCGAGGCCACTGATATCGACCGGCGGCGTTTCACGGTTTGGATCGACGAGGCCGAGATAAAAGCTGGGCAGAGCATTCCCGGGGCGATTACGCATGGCCTGGAAACAAGTCGGCTTTTTGCGATTGTGATGACACCGGCGTATTTCCGGAGCGAGAGCGGTTGGACAGATGCGGAATGGCATGCGCTTTTGCACACTGACCCGGATAACCGACGACGGAAAATCATCCCGTTGCTCGCTGCGGATTGTCCATACATTCCGTTCCTGCTGCGGCATCTTCATGCAATCGACATGCGCGGCAACCGCTACAAAGCCGGGCTTGATAAACTCATAGCTATACTTGCAGATCAACCCTACGCGCCGCCGGTGGTACATCGGGGGCAGCTCATCGCGGGGAGTGGCCGAATCGATCGCAGCACTCTCGTGGCTGAGCGCAGTATTCCAGAAGCCGCCCCGGATCCCGTTCAGGAATCGCTGTATTGCAACCTCCTTCCTATCGACCGACTCCCACAGTACGTGTACATGGCTCCTATCGCCAAGTCGCTTCGCAGCCCGAGCGGTGCCTTGCCGAGAAAAGAAAAACTCAAAGAGATAATTCGGTCTGAGCAAAGCGATAACGAGCGACCAATCGTGCCGGCGTTTCGAATTGTTGGTGAGCAGGTTGTTTCGTTCCACGACCTTGAGACCGCGGAGTCGTTTCTTGCCCCGATTGTTGATGAGAACGCGACCGTATCTCCTGTCGAAGAGTTTGCCCGAGAGGAGGAAGGGAGAAAGATCATCGTTTCTTTGCTCCACATGGCAATTTCTCGTTATGCAATCCGTTTCGTCGGCGAGGGCACGCTAATCAGTGACGAGTCGAAGCTGCACCGCTATTTCTTTGGACCCCGCGACGGTAAGGACAACACGATTGAGTGGCGGCCTGTGAAAAACAAGACAACTAGAACGGTCGCTAAGGCGTGTACTCGAAACAGCCACGTAGAATTCTGGAGGCACCAAGCGGCATATCTGAAGGTCGTGTTTCTTGCGACGAAATTCTACCTTCACATTACCCCGACTTGGGTGCTAACCCGCGACGGCCGTTGCGTGATTGCCGGTCCCAAGGTCGGTCGGATCGTTAGCAAATGGACCGCTCCCGAGCGAAACATGCAGGTGCTTTACCATGTGCGTTTTTGGACTTGGGCGCTCCGGCGCGGACGACCAGGCCCGATCTCAATTCGCGCTGGCGACCAGTGGATGGAGATTGCAACGGTTCCTGCATCAATCGTGCTGAATCACGGTATCGCCGATGACCAGCGCGACCTAATGCGACTGCTAGATCTTGAGGCGGCGACGCTTGCCAGGACAGAAGAAGAGGCTGCCGATGCGGCTTCGGCGAGTGGGGAAGAACTTGCGGAACTTCTAGATGACTTGGGGGTCGAAGCAGACGAAGATCTGGATTCCTTCGGGACGGAGGAGCCGAGCACTGATGCATAG
- the xerC_1 gene encoding Tyrosine recombinase XerC, whose product MSDEIALASRKQLGRIGLESLPSIIAQAGERAGRRFIEFFTANIRNRNTRLAYARAVAEFFNWCDARGLRLETTEPIIIAAYIEDLQKSLAAPSVKQNLAAIRMLFDWLVVGQVVPFNPAASVRGPRHVVKRGKTPVLTADQARKLLDSIDTTTIVGLRDRALIGVMVYSFSRVGAVVAMRVEDYFQSGKRWQVRLHEKGGKRHEVPCHHNAEAYLDAYIEAAGIGQAKKSPLFRSVDRHRHVTERPLHRLDVLRMIKRRAKAAGLPQTTCCHTFRATGITAYLENGGTIENAQAIAAHESPRTTKLYDRTSDEITLDEVERIAI is encoded by the coding sequence ATGAGCGACGAGATCGCCCTCGCATCACGGAAGCAGCTTGGCCGCATCGGGCTTGAGTCGCTTCCGTCCATCATCGCCCAAGCCGGTGAGCGTGCCGGCCGCCGCTTCATAGAGTTCTTCACCGCGAACATCAGAAACCGTAACACGAGGCTAGCGTACGCCCGTGCCGTTGCCGAGTTCTTCAACTGGTGCGACGCCCGAGGACTCCGGCTCGAAACCACCGAGCCGATCATCATCGCCGCGTACATCGAAGACCTTCAAAAGTCGCTCGCGGCGCCATCAGTCAAACAGAATCTCGCCGCCATCCGGATGCTCTTCGATTGGCTCGTCGTCGGCCAGGTCGTCCCGTTCAACCCGGCCGCATCCGTTCGCGGCCCCAGGCACGTCGTCAAACGCGGTAAGACGCCCGTCTTAACCGCTGACCAGGCCCGCAAGCTCCTCGATTCGATTGACACCACCACCATCGTTGGCCTTCGGGACCGAGCACTCATCGGTGTGATGGTCTATTCGTTTTCCCGCGTCGGCGCCGTTGTCGCCATGCGGGTTGAGGACTACTTCCAGAGTGGCAAACGCTGGCAGGTGCGGCTCCACGAGAAAGGCGGAAAACGCCACGAGGTTCCCTGCCACCACAACGCGGAGGCGTACCTCGACGCCTACATCGAAGCCGCTGGAATCGGCCAGGCCAAGAAAAGCCCCCTCTTCCGCAGTGTGGACCGCCATCGCCATGTCACGGAACGACCCCTTCACCGGCTGGACGTTCTCCGTATGATAAAGCGCCGGGCGAAGGCGGCTGGCTTGCCCCAAACTACGTGTTGTCATACGTTTAGGGCCACCGGAATCACCGCGTACCTCGAAAACGGAGGCACGATCGAGAACGCCCAGGCGATTGCGGCGCATGAATCGCCCAGGACGACGAAGCTGTACGATCGAACCAGCGACGAAATCACATTGGATGAAGTCGAGCGGATTGCGATTTAG